From a single Nicotiana tomentosiformis chromosome 2, ASM39032v3, whole genome shotgun sequence genomic region:
- the LOC104092631 gene encoding UDP-glycosyltransferase 13-like — protein MFLHKSFFNSSICTSQSIKMSNSSVNSAKPVHILFFPSGLGVGQMVPFLRLASVLASQKCKITFITMKLEIFTTTSKLITNFFSNYPEIKQLDFHILPLNTSASKINDPFIIQIDAISNSLPQLGPLIDSLNEPVSAIVSDFIIASSLSQVSINLNIPLYIISTTSAKFYSTVAYLPVLLSENPTAFKNLSSNLEIPGLGSVPKSSIPRSWLDDSPSNYVLKAYLLPNSRSLPQVTGVFLNTFEWFEPETIAALDEGRLTSSLPLVFPVGPVGNNKLGEDNQFPWLDEQPAESVVYVSFGTREPISSQQLREIGKGLEICGYKFIWVLKEELLELFGSTVLDEMEKKGKIVKAGEYEEAIIEHPAIGLFMNQCEWDSVMNAAWSGVPILAWPQHGDQKFNAEVVEKAGLGRWVKEWGWGEENLVNGEEMAKMVKNLMGDVDMKVKAMKVREQARKAKGVGGSSEKRLRKFIETLQAEEK, from the coding sequence ATGTTTCTGCATAAATCATTCTTCAATTCCTCGATTTGCACCAGTCAATCCATCAAGATGTCTAATTCTAGTGTCAACTCTGCAAAGCCAGTTCACATATTATTTTTCCCTAGTGGTTTGGGAGTCGGACAAATGGTTCCATTTTTACGACTAGCTTCCGTGTTAGCTTCACAGAAATGTAAAATCACCTTCATCACAATGAAACTTGAAATCTTTACTACAACGTCGAAACTCATCACCAACTTTTTCTCCAATTACCCTGAAATCAAGCAACTAGATTTTCATATTCTTCCTTTGAATACCTCAGCTTCCAAAATTAATGATCCTTTCATCATACAAATTGATGCCATTAGTAACTCACTTCCCCAGCTCGGCCCTCTGATAGATTCTTTGAATGAACCAGTTTCTGCAATTGTCTCCGATTTTATTATTGCATCAAGTCTTTCACAAGTTTCTATTAATCTCAACATTCCCCTTTACATTATCTCAACGACATCAGCTAAATTTTACTCTACTGTAGCTTACCTTCCAGTACTGCTGTCCGAAAATCCTACTGCATTTAAAAACCTTTCAAGCAATCTCGAGATCCCAGGTTTAGGATCGGTTCCAAAATCAAGCATCCCTCGTTCATGGCTGGATGATTCACCTTCAAACTATGTCTTGAAAGCCTATTTGCTGCCAAATTCTCGATCTCTCCCTCAAGTGACCGGTGTTTTTCTGAACACCTTTGAATGGTTTGAACCAGAAACAATTGCTGCCCTCGATGAAGGAAGACTAACAAGTTCTCTTCCACTTGTTTTTCCTGTTGGTCCTGTGGGAAATAACAAGCTAGGAGAAGACAATCAGTTTCCATGGTTAGATGAACAACCTGCTGAATCAGTTGTTTATGTTAGCTTTGGTACTAGAGAGCCGATTTCTTCACAACAATTAAGAGAAATAGGGAAAGGACTAGAGATATGTGGATATAAGTTTATATGGGTGCTAAAAGAAGAGCTTCTGGAGTTGTTTGGAAGTACAGTCCTGGATGAGATGGAAAAGAAAGGGAAAATAGTGAAAGCAGGGGAGTATGAGGAAGCCATTATAGAACATCCAGCCATTGGACTTTTCATGAACCAGTGCGAATGGGATTCAGTGATGAATGCAGCTTGGTCAGGAGTACCAATTCTGGCATGGCCACAACATGGTGATCAAAAGTTCAATGCAGAAGTTGTAGAGAAGGCGGGATTGGGGAGGTGGGTAAAAGAATGGGGTTGGGGCGAGGAAAATCTAGTAAACGGTGAAGAGATGGCAAAGATGGTGAAAAACTTGATGGGAGATGTTGATATGAAGGTTAAGGCTATGAAAGTGAGGGAACAGGCTAGAAAGGCCAAGGGAGTCGGAGGGAGCTCTGAGAAGAGGCTCAGGAAATTCATCGAAACGTTACAAGCAGAAGAAAAATGA
- the LOC104092632 gene encoding probable mitochondrial saccharopine dehydrogenase-like oxidoreductase At5g39410 has product MSQNLNPNPTYDVIILGASGFTGKYVIREALKFLNAPSSPLKSLAIAGRNSSKLSQALQWAARPNPPPQIPILTADTTDPSSLRHLASQAKIILNCVGPFRLYGEPVVEACVDSGCDYLDICGEPEFMERMEVKYHEKAVDMGSLIVSACGFDSVPAELGLMFNSRQWLPPAVPNQVEAYLSLESDKRIVGNFATYESAVLGVANADKLQELRRSRPKRPRPVIPGPRPPKGPLLDHLKEVGVWAVKLPSADAIVVRRTLSCLAENPGGLPGVKESTEQIERREAFWSTIKPAHFGVKIASKSLLGVIRFITVGVFIGLFGKTGIGRWLLLKFPSLFSLGWFRKKGPTEDEVASATFKMWFVGHGFSDDSLASQGNRKPDTEIITRVMGPEIGYLTTPIILVQCALILLKERDNLPKGGVFPPGIVFGATDLQDRLQQNGISFDVISKNNV; this is encoded by the exons ATGTCTCAAAATCTCAATCCAAACCCAACTTACGACGTGATAATCTTAGGTGCCTCAGGTTTTACAGGCAAATACGTCATTAGAGAAGCTCTCAAATTCCTCAACGCTCCCTCTTCCCCATTAAAAAGCTTAGCTATAGCGGGCCGTAACAGTTCCAAACTTTCCCAGGCTCTCCAATGGGCAGCCCGTCCAAACCCACCACCCCAAATTCCAATCCTCACCGCCGACACAACCGACCCATCTTCTCTCCGCCACCTCGCTTCTCAGGCTAAGATCATTCTTAATTGTGTCGGCCCATTTCGTCTGTACGGTGAGCCCGTCGTTGAGGCCTGTGTTGATTCGGGTTGCGATTACTTGGATATATGTGGGGAGCCCGAGTTTATGGAGAGGATGGAAGTGAAGTACCATGAGAAGGCTGTGGATATGGGCTCTTTGATTGTTTCGGCTTGTGGGTTTGATTCTGTGCCTGCTGAATTGGGCTTGATGTTCAATTCGAGACAGTGGCTGCCGCCGGCTGTTCCTAATCAGGTTGAGGCTTACCTTAGTCTGGAATCGGACAAGAGAATTGTTGGAAACTTCGCGACGTATGAGTCGGCGGTGCTAGGTGTGGCTAACGCGGACAAATTACAGGAGCTCAGGCGCTCCAGGCCCAAGAGGCCCCGTCCTGTG ATTCCTGGTCCTCGTCCTCCTAAAGGTCCATTGCTGGACCACCTAAAGGAAGTTGGTGTTTGGGCTGTAAAGCTACCATCAGCAGATGCAATTGTAGTGCGGAGAACACTTTCATGTTTGGCTGAAAATCCTGGTGGTTTACCTGGTGTTAAAGAAAGCACTGAACAGATTGAAAGGAGGGAGGCTTTTTGGTCAACCATAAAGCCAGCGCACTTTGGTGTGAAGATAGCTTCGAAATCTCTGTTAGGAGTTATTCGTTTCATTACAGTTGGGGTTTTCATTGGTCTCTTTGGTAAAACTGGTATCGGCAGATGGCTGCTCTTGAAATTCCCTTCATTGTTCAGTCTTGGATGGTTCAGGAAAAAAGGTCCAACTGAAGATGAAGTGGCAAGTGCTACCTTTAAGATGTGGTTTGTTGGACATGGATTTAGTGACGACAGTCTTGCATCACAAGGAAACAGGAAACCCGATACGGAGATAATTACAAGAGTAATGGGACCTGAGATTGGTTATTTGACAACTCCTATCATTCTTGTCCAGTGTGCCCTCATTTTGCTCAAGGAACGAGATAATCTTCCAAAGGGAGGTGTTTTCCCCCCTGGGATTGTGTTTGGCGCGACAGACCTCCAAGACAGGCTTCaacaaaatggaatatcttttgATGTTATTTCAAAGAACAATGTCTAA